One window from the genome of Leptospira broomii serovar Hurstbridge str. 5399 encodes:
- a CDS encoding YqaA family protein has protein sequence MKQTLIASVVLFVGVIILARFFHEPVLQVSKAFIDFTGPFGVGIAILIADSVHIFFPPDTFLIIAVAAGLSDVWVISSASIGSLIAGCCSYAQGKYLLPKLDSFTRFLRTHEEKLEVYVKRFGFWAVVLGALTPLPYSWTSVAAGAMGMKFRIFLLAALFRIPRFYIYYYLIKGGWIAV, from the coding sequence ATGAAGCAAACGCTTATTGCAAGCGTTGTTTTATTCGTTGGAGTCATTATACTCGCAAGATTCTTTCACGAACCCGTATTACAGGTTTCTAAAGCGTTTATCGATTTTACCGGCCCGTTCGGAGTGGGCATCGCTATTCTTATTGCCGATTCGGTGCATATATTCTTCCCGCCGGATACGTTCCTGATTATCGCCGTTGCTGCGGGACTTTCCGACGTTTGGGTGATTTCGTCCGCTTCGATAGGCTCCTTGATCGCCGGATGCTGCTCCTATGCACAGGGAAAATATTTGCTTCCTAAATTGGATTCGTTTACACGTTTTCTTAGAACACACGAAGAAAAGTTAGAGGTTTATGTTAAGCGTTTCGGTTTTTGGGCGGTAGTATTGGGCGCTTTGACTCCTTTGCCGTATTCTTGGACAAGCGTTGCTGCCGGAGCGATGGGGATGAAATTTAGAATCTTTTTGCTTGCAGCTTTATTTAGAATTCCTAGATTTTATATTTATTATTACCTCATTAAAGGAGGTTGGATAGCGGTCTAA
- the mutL gene encoding DNA mismatch repair endonuclease MutL, which yields MARIQELSPDLINQIAAGEVIESSHSVLKELMENSVDAGATYIEVETRDGGLTSLLISDDGHGIEEEDIELALKRHATSKIKSLRDLELVLSYGFRGEALASIASVSKLTLETGTGGQTAWKVRTEKGKILSKEAIPGFRGTRILIEDLFYNTPVRRKFLKSVRSEDKRIRDRFTVQALAREEIRFRLVQDGKEVHRLAAKEKKERIVDLFGENFRDHLLNVNLEKRGWKAWGYISDPDFYKSNRTGQFTFVNNRPVEIKYSSHLLKKCYDELLPPNAHPYCFLFFEVDPESIDVNVHPAKKEIRFLDEESFNTFFLQLIQKELRSSTPVSFLELRNRLLRPERPKTGGPLQAYSSTGSGDQQLLGGELYQEVRHSPSFSVETVGPGSRLDDLTDQPRKHAEFIPKKHFGLLFETFILAEGEDGFYIIDQHTAHERIRYEEVLRKLKRKNYGIQPLLTPIRIPVSKQEAEDIKDRGSEYEEVGLKLDALGEDSLVLREVPGYFLPGHEKEIILDFLNRTGGKEVPEPELYDLMAKCVACRSAVKKGDQLSDHLIAELLNRLSYCENPARCPHGRPTLVKLTREDLERMFHRR from the coding sequence ATGGCTCGGATACAGGAACTTAGCCCGGACCTAATCAACCAAATTGCGGCTGGCGAAGTTATCGAATCTTCTCATTCCGTTCTAAAGGAATTGATGGAGAATTCGGTCGATGCCGGAGCGACCTACATCGAAGTCGAAACAAGAGACGGCGGATTAACTTCCCTTTTAATCTCCGATGACGGTCACGGAATAGAGGAAGAAGATATCGAGCTCGCGCTAAAGCGACATGCAACAAGCAAAATCAAGAGTTTAAGGGATTTGGAACTTGTCTTATCCTACGGTTTCCGAGGAGAAGCCTTAGCTTCAATAGCATCCGTATCAAAACTCACCCTCGAAACCGGAACCGGCGGTCAAACCGCATGGAAGGTTCGAACGGAAAAAGGGAAAATTCTCTCCAAAGAAGCGATTCCCGGATTTCGAGGCACTCGAATTTTAATCGAAGATCTGTTTTACAATACTCCTGTCCGTAGGAAATTCTTGAAGTCGGTTCGTTCGGAAGATAAACGGATTCGGGATCGATTTACGGTCCAGGCGTTGGCGCGAGAGGAAATCAGATTTCGCTTGGTTCAGGACGGAAAGGAAGTCCATAGACTTGCCGCGAAAGAAAAGAAAGAAAGAATCGTCGATTTGTTCGGAGAGAATTTTCGGGATCATTTATTAAACGTAAATCTCGAAAAGAGAGGTTGGAAAGCATGGGGATATATAAGCGACCCCGACTTTTATAAATCCAATCGAACCGGACAGTTTACTTTCGTTAATAATCGTCCCGTAGAGATAAAATATTCCTCTCATCTATTAAAAAAATGTTATGATGAACTCCTGCCGCCGAATGCTCATCCGTATTGCTTTTTATTTTTTGAAGTCGATCCGGAATCGATCGACGTTAACGTTCATCCCGCTAAGAAAGAGATTCGATTTTTAGACGAGGAATCCTTTAATACCTTCTTTCTACAGCTGATACAAAAGGAGCTACGCTCCAGTACGCCGGTCAGTTTCCTGGAATTAAGAAATCGGCTTCTTCGACCGGAGCGCCCCAAAACCGGGGGGCCGTTGCAGGCTTATTCTTCGACCGGATCCGGCGATCAACAATTACTGGGCGGAGAATTATACCAGGAAGTAAGGCATTCTCCCTCCTTTTCGGTGGAAACGGTCGGTCCGGGTTCGAGACTGGATGATTTAACGGACCAACCCCGCAAGCATGCAGAATTCATTCCTAAGAAGCATTTCGGTTTACTCTTCGAGACGTTTATTCTAGCCGAGGGAGAGGACGGGTTTTATATAATCGATCAGCATACCGCACACGAAAGGATTCGTTACGAAGAAGTCCTACGAAAACTGAAACGGAAAAATTACGGTATTCAACCTCTACTCACTCCAATTCGAATTCCCGTCTCTAAACAAGAGGCCGAAGATATCAAAGACCGAGGCTCCGAATACGAGGAAGTGGGATTGAAGCTAGACGCTCTGGGCGAAGACAGCCTCGTTCTCCGGGAAGTTCCGGGATATTTTTTGCCGGGACATGAAAAGGAAATCATATTAGATTTTTTGAATCGAACCGGAGGAAAGGAAGTCCCTGAACCGGAACTTTACGATTTAATGGCAAAATGCGTGGCTTGTCGATCTGCCGTAAAAAAAGGCGATCAGTTATCGGATCATCTAATCGCCGAATTGTTAAACCGTTTGAGTTATTGCGAAAATCCCGCCCGATGTCCCCACGGTAGACCTACATTAGTCAAGCTAACGCGGGAAGATTTGGAACGGATGTTTCATCGTAGGTGA
- the hisC gene encoding histidinol-phosphate transaminase has translation MRFQSVLDTLPIYEAGKPIELVVREYGISPDKVIKLASNENPFGVSPKVKEKVARSLDKMPLYPDDTYRELKNALSECYGVKPSNVIQGNGSDQIFDFATRSVLGHGDYVLQNGKTFSMYSIYSEQCGAKVVSTDSIEHDLNQLLDLYKRYRPKLIFICTPCNPIGDALKKNDVYSFLDQISDETLVVLDGAYMDFGRTRDRETDIPPAEIISKYPNVVYTGTFSKVHGLGGMRIGYGIASEEIIRAFYKLRPPFNVSQLSQLAAIEALKDKDFVDSYLKSNLEELSNYESLADSKGLPYFRSYANFITIRLEDAKLSSRELFETLLREGIILRNLKSYGLNAIRITVGRPDQNRILLNRLKALL, from the coding sequence ATGCGCTTCCAATCAGTTTTAGATACTCTCCCCATATACGAGGCCGGAAAACCGATCGAGTTAGTCGTAAGAGAATACGGAATTTCTCCGGATAAAGTTATCAAACTGGCCTCCAACGAAAATCCCTTCGGAGTCTCTCCAAAAGTCAAAGAAAAGGTCGCTCGATCGCTGGATAAAATGCCTTTGTATCCCGATGATACGTATCGAGAATTGAAAAACGCTTTATCCGAATGTTACGGGGTAAAACCTTCAAACGTCATCCAAGGAAATGGAAGCGATCAAATTTTCGATTTCGCGACTCGATCCGTTCTCGGACACGGGGACTACGTACTGCAAAACGGCAAAACATTCTCCATGTATTCGATATATTCGGAGCAATGCGGCGCAAAAGTAGTTTCCACCGATTCGATCGAACACGATCTGAATCAATTGCTGGATTTATACAAGCGATACCGGCCCAAATTGATATTCATCTGTACGCCTTGTAATCCCATCGGTGACGCTCTCAAAAAGAACGATGTCTATTCTTTCCTGGATCAAATTTCCGATGAAACATTGGTAGTTCTCGACGGAGCTTATATGGATTTTGGGAGAACCAGAGATCGAGAGACGGATATTCCGCCTGCCGAAATAATATCAAAATATCCGAATGTAGTTTATACCGGCACATTTTCAAAAGTGCACGGTCTGGGAGGAATGCGGATCGGATACGGCATCGCAAGCGAAGAGATCATTCGGGCATTTTATAAACTTCGCCCGCCGTTTAACGTGTCCCAGCTTTCACAATTAGCCGCAATCGAAGCGCTAAAGGATAAGGATTTTGTGGATTCGTACCTAAAATCCAATTTGGAAGAGTTGTCGAATTACGAATCCTTGGCCGATTCCAAAGGACTTCCCTACTTCCGATCCTATGCCAATTTCATTACGATTCGGTTGGAGGATGCAAAACTTTCTTCTAGGGAACTTTTCGAGACGTTACTGCGGGAAGGAATTATTTTAAGAAATCTTAAAAGCTACGGATTGAATGCGATTCGAATTACTGTCGGACGACCGGATCAAAACCGTATACTCCTGAATCGCCTAAAAGCGCTGCTTTAA
- a CDS encoding peroxidase family protein, giving the protein MRIFFENDKEIQIEDSDGLRSLLQISLAEGIPHIHACGGNARCSTCRVLVLEGVDNLSPRNDKESALAERKGFPENVRLACQSRVLGDLKVRRLIIDDADQTLASTSSNSVSGKEKAITILFSDIRGFTTFSESHLPYDVIHILNRYFYRMSDKILKYGGTIDKYIGDGLMAVFGLEESEPLKTNLAAIRSALEMRTELDNLNSYLKEHFNTQFEIGVGIHYGTAILGQLGHPLLMSSTAIGDSVNQASRIESTTKKAGARLLISESVFRLVKERVKKGRTFETTLKGKTGKYKVYEILGITRDCREEISQEAKYRIWDSIDLSETGNWLTLAFHASFIFAADGSWLGLDGSIRFPSLLSDELNPRILAHLNTLIRIHEELKRGSKDLHESRIPSLSDLIAFAGALSVQKSGGPKIMDFSGRQDSEYPIGHIEYPPNNPNLSDSIDYYARMEFDTKEMVALFGAKTIGRHEKGFYTDTPNIFDNRYFQDLLYDGGTKMTAADRALLSSEETKRIVTEYALKEDKFFSAFEHAFVKLVRGTKIS; this is encoded by the coding sequence ATGCGTATATTCTTTGAAAACGATAAAGAGATCCAAATCGAGGATTCCGACGGACTCCGCTCTTTGTTACAAATTTCATTAGCGGAAGGAATTCCGCATATTCATGCCTGTGGAGGAAACGCGAGATGTTCCACTTGTCGAGTATTGGTTTTAGAAGGCGTTGATAATTTATCCCCACGAAATGATAAGGAATCCGCTTTAGCGGAAAGAAAAGGCTTTCCTGAAAACGTGCGACTCGCCTGCCAATCAAGAGTTTTAGGGGATCTTAAAGTTAGAAGGCTAATCATCGACGATGCCGACCAGACTCTTGCTTCCACATCTTCGAACAGCGTTTCGGGAAAAGAAAAAGCGATTACCATTCTTTTTAGCGACATTCGAGGATTTACGACTTTCTCCGAATCCCATTTACCGTATGACGTAATACATATACTAAACCGGTATTTCTACCGGATGAGCGATAAAATCCTAAAGTATGGCGGGACGATCGATAAGTATATCGGCGACGGCTTAATGGCTGTTTTCGGATTGGAAGAATCCGAACCGCTCAAAACAAATTTAGCCGCAATTCGCAGCGCTCTCGAAATGAGAACCGAACTCGACAACTTGAATTCCTATCTAAAGGAACACTTTAATACCCAATTTGAAATCGGAGTCGGAATACATTATGGAACTGCAATATTGGGTCAACTAGGACATCCTTTACTAATGTCGTCGACTGCAATCGGAGATTCGGTTAATCAAGCTAGCCGGATCGAGTCCACTACCAAAAAAGCAGGCGCAAGATTGTTGATTTCGGAAAGCGTTTTTAGACTCGTTAAAGAAAGGGTTAAAAAAGGAAGAACCTTCGAGACAACTTTAAAAGGAAAAACAGGAAAATATAAAGTATATGAAATCTTAGGAATCACACGAGACTGCCGGGAGGAAATTTCCCAGGAGGCCAAATATAGAATTTGGGACTCCATAGATCTATCGGAAACCGGGAACTGGTTGACATTAGCCTTTCATGCATCCTTTATTTTTGCGGCGGATGGCTCGTGGCTAGGGCTGGACGGATCGATTCGTTTTCCAAGTTTGTTAAGCGACGAACTTAACCCCCGGATTCTGGCACATTTGAATACGTTGATCCGAATTCATGAAGAATTAAAAAGAGGATCGAAAGATTTGCACGAAAGCCGAATCCCTTCCTTATCCGATTTGATCGCATTTGCCGGCGCTCTTTCCGTTCAAAAATCCGGAGGCCCTAAAATTATGGATTTTTCCGGAAGACAGGATTCGGAATATCCGATCGGGCACATCGAATATCCGCCGAATAATCCGAATCTATCCGACAGCATCGATTATTATGCGAGGATGGAATTCGATACGAAAGAAATGGTCGCTCTATTCGGGGCAAAAACCATCGGAAGACATGAGAAAGGATTTTATACGGATACTCCGAACATATTCGATAACCGTTATTTTCAGGATCTGCTTTATGACGGCGGAACAAAAATGACTGCGGCGGATCGTGCTCTCCTAAGTTCCGAGGAAACGAAGAGGATCGTGACCGAATACGCCTTAAAAGAAGATAAATTCTTTTCGGCCTTTGAACATGCTTTCGTAAAACTCGTACGGGGAACGAAAATTTCCTAG
- the purM gene encoding phosphoribosylformylglycinamidine cyclo-ligase — protein MESKITYKSAGVDTEAGQDFVRRIKENVESSHGPRVVGGLGGFSGGFDVTFLKNYKNPILLSGTDGVGTKLELARLFGIHDTVGIDLVAMCVNDILVSGGEPLFFLDYIACGKLDPPRMERIVSGIVKGCRLSGAALLGGETAEHPGTMEEDEYDLAGFAVGAVEKQDMIDGSKIRPGDVVLGLESSGPHSNGFSFIRKLYLPEGRKLPSDPSTVEFLREFALRPTRIYVQSILNLIKKVEVKGMVHITGGGFYENIPRVLPNDCGISIERESLPSNPFFEKLRKDFPQIEEKELYSTFNMGVGYIVIVSPDSEAAAQKNLEEKGESVRRIGTIISRKDKSVIFV, from the coding sequence ATGGAAAGCAAGATCACTTATAAAAGCGCCGGAGTAGACACCGAGGCCGGCCAAGACTTCGTTAGAAGAATCAAAGAAAACGTAGAATCCTCGCACGGACCTCGAGTGGTAGGCGGTTTAGGTGGTTTTTCCGGCGGCTTTGATGTTACATTCCTAAAGAATTATAAGAATCCAATTTTACTTTCAGGTACTGATGGAGTCGGGACTAAATTAGAATTAGCTCGTCTGTTCGGAATCCATGACACAGTCGGTATCGATTTAGTCGCGATGTGCGTGAATGATATTCTTGTCTCCGGCGGCGAACCGCTATTTTTCTTAGATTATATCGCCTGCGGAAAATTAGACCCGCCTCGAATGGAACGAATCGTTTCCGGAATCGTGAAAGGATGTCGCTTATCAGGCGCAGCTCTTCTTGGCGGCGAAACTGCGGAACATCCCGGCACAATGGAAGAAGACGAGTATGATTTAGCCGGTTTCGCAGTCGGGGCCGTGGAAAAACAGGATATGATCGATGGTTCGAAAATTCGTCCCGGAGACGTAGTTCTCGGTTTGGAATCTTCGGGTCCTCATAGTAACGGCTTTTCCTTCATTCGAAAGTTGTATTTACCGGAAGGTAGAAAGCTCCCATCGGATCCTTCGACAGTGGAGTTCTTAAGAGAATTCGCACTTAGGCCGACTCGAATCTATGTGCAAAGCATTCTGAATCTAATAAAGAAAGTGGAAGTAAAAGGAATGGTTCACATAACGGGAGGGGGATTCTACGAAAATATCCCGCGTGTTCTTCCGAATGACTGCGGAATTTCGATTGAACGGGAGAGTTTGCCTTCCAACCCCTTCTTTGAAAAATTGAGAAAGGACTTCCCACAGATCGAAGAAAAAGAACTCTATTCCACGTTCAATATGGGTGTAGGGTATATCGTAATTGTTTCCCCCGATTCAGAAGCGGCAGCGCAGAAGAATTTGGAAGAAAAGGGCGAAAGTGTTAGAAGAATCGGCACTATTATTTCTCGCAAAGATAAATCCGTAATTTTCGTCTAA
- a CDS encoding replication-associated recombination protein A: MDSFFDRPPLPHRIRPSVFSEVIGQEKAKAQLQKFREPVSMILYGPPGTGKTTIARILGKTWKLPFVEYNAVTTGVADIKKLLEKAESGGSILLFLDEIHRFSSSQQDSLLKGVETGSLVLIGATTESPSFRITRPLLSRCQVLKLEALGIPEMKEILERGIGNLQPSPRLEETAKETLIRYSGGDARRLLSLLEALALSMDPGVLITETDVNSFLESRVIEYDQTGESHYDVISAFIKSVRGSDPDAALFYLALMLEGGEDPIFIARRLIVLASEDIGNASVHGLPLAVSGLQALEAIGMPEGRIILAQVTTFLASCPKSNASYKGISSASSFVKERGTSLNIPNRLKNAPTFLHKKEGAGQGYKYPHDFGGFTEFEYFPDDLKNNPPQFYLPTRNGMEAKIREHLASVWKKFKGKSYD; the protein is encoded by the coding sequence TTGGATAGTTTCTTCGATCGTCCTCCGCTGCCACATAGAATCAGACCGTCCGTCTTTTCGGAAGTAATCGGGCAGGAAAAAGCAAAAGCTCAACTTCAAAAATTTAGAGAGCCCGTAAGCATGATCCTATATGGTCCGCCAGGAACGGGTAAGACCACGATCGCGAGGATTTTGGGAAAGACTTGGAAACTTCCGTTTGTGGAATATAACGCGGTGACTACGGGAGTTGCCGATATTAAAAAACTCTTAGAGAAAGCGGAATCGGGAGGAAGTATTCTCCTATTCTTGGACGAGATTCATCGATTCAGCTCCTCACAACAGGACAGTCTTCTCAAAGGCGTCGAAACCGGCAGCCTAGTGTTGATCGGAGCAACGACGGAAAGTCCTTCGTTTAGAATTACCAGACCCTTGCTCTCCCGTTGTCAGGTTCTAAAGCTTGAAGCATTAGGAATTCCTGAAATGAAAGAGATTCTTGAAAGGGGAATCGGAAATTTACAACCTTCTCCTCGTTTGGAGGAGACCGCTAAGGAAACTCTAATACGATATTCGGGCGGTGACGCGCGACGTTTGCTCTCCTTATTGGAAGCCCTAGCTCTTTCTATGGATCCGGGCGTATTAATCACTGAAACCGATGTAAACTCCTTCCTGGAAAGTCGAGTGATTGAATACGATCAAACCGGAGAAAGTCATTACGACGTAATTTCCGCTTTTATAAAATCCGTAAGAGGAAGCGATCCGGATGCGGCACTTTTTTACCTAGCGTTGATGCTTGAAGGCGGGGAGGATCCGATTTTTATCGCTAGGCGGCTGATCGTTCTAGCTTCGGAAGATATAGGAAACGCTTCCGTTCACGGCCTACCCCTTGCCGTGTCCGGTCTTCAAGCATTGGAAGCAATCGGAATGCCGGAGGGGAGAATCATATTGGCGCAAGTTACTACCTTTCTTGCATCCTGTCCTAAGTCGAACGCTTCGTATAAAGGAATTTCTTCCGCTTCTTCGTTCGTGAAAGAAAGAGGAACTAGTTTGAATATCCCGAATCGTTTGAAAAATGCGCCTACATTCTTGCATAAGAAGGAAGGCGCCGGGCAGGGATATAAGTATCCGCATGATTTCGGAGGCTTTACCGAATTCGAATATTTCCCTGATGACCTCAAGAATAATCCGCCTCAATTTTATTTGCCGACCAGAAACGGAATGGAAGCTAAAATTCGAGAGCATCTTGCATCGGTTTGGAAAAAGTTTAAAGGGAAGAGCTACGATTGA
- a CDS encoding sensor histidine kinase, with protein sequence MGTNLHIRIFPFLILFLFLYCRPFPKGAILENGVLDWDKTKSAGRGDCFRLTGQWKFAWLGEAPSTEIPENPPVFSTQISPGSWAGETWQGKVLPKYGKALYRLELISQGSVGNLRLVSFDQGTNYRIIFDGKIISEVGRVGDPSPEALALLTRYVTLPPWEKKANLDFEISNYNYRKGGLWKPPIFGEPECVNRYYQDRRDLESLLAGGLLFLGLFHIFVSVFYKKDSSAFVLGLFSLTVFLRLYSTGVRLFPEHFDVGPEIYLRTEFISWFIGMPLALHFLYSVFPIDAGRILLKVGYSTAAIFIIITLFTGPDIYSYLIGPSYIAFVCMGASSLFVLAKAIRNKRPGAILYLVGFLFLLFFLASEVLYHSEIMDSWELSGVGVGIFVLSNALSLSNKLLSGFREREEVQEILNMDLEELVKKRTKELEWARDEAEAANRAKSEFLINVDHEVRTPMNGIMGITEMLLDSDMKPEQKEMVELLKRSGDAMMLILGTMLDASSLEKGTLVLINRPFHLRAAVYEAAMRMEDPIKRKGIAFSVVVADDLPDLVVGDEVRFKRMIIGLLENAEKFTKEGFIRFTGMLLSATQFTYRFRFEVEDSGIGISQDLWEAIFTPFQQVDSGVTKPFQGAGLGLSLSRALARKMDGDIQVQSVPGKGSVFILELGLSKPEIHP encoded by the coding sequence ATGGGAACAAACTTACATATCAGAATCTTTCCGTTTCTCATTCTGTTTCTATTTCTTTACTGTCGTCCTTTTCCTAAGGGAGCAATTCTTGAAAACGGAGTTTTAGACTGGGACAAAACCAAGTCGGCGGGTAGAGGTGATTGCTTCCGGTTGACGGGCCAGTGGAAATTCGCTTGGTTGGGCGAGGCTCCTAGTACGGAGATTCCGGAAAATCCTCCGGTATTTTCCACCCAAATCAGTCCTGGAAGTTGGGCTGGAGAAACCTGGCAGGGAAAAGTTCTTCCGAAATACGGGAAGGCCCTTTATCGCTTAGAGCTAATCTCTCAAGGAAGCGTAGGTAACCTTCGGTTGGTCAGTTTCGATCAAGGAACGAACTATCGAATCATTTTTGACGGGAAAATTATTTCGGAAGTCGGTAGAGTAGGAGATCCTTCACCGGAGGCTCTCGCATTATTAACACGTTATGTGACTCTTCCTCCCTGGGAAAAAAAGGCGAACCTGGACTTTGAAATTTCCAACTATAATTATAGAAAAGGAGGCCTATGGAAGCCTCCGATTTTCGGCGAACCGGAATGCGTTAATCGATACTATCAGGATCGGAGAGATCTTGAATCGCTTTTAGCCGGGGGCCTTCTTTTTTTAGGTTTATTTCACATTTTCGTATCCGTTTTTTATAAAAAGGATTCTTCGGCTTTCGTTTTAGGCTTATTCTCTCTGACGGTTTTCTTGAGATTATACTCTACAGGTGTTCGGTTATTTCCGGAGCACTTCGATGTCGGGCCGGAAATTTATTTGCGGACGGAATTTATTTCCTGGTTCATCGGAATGCCTCTGGCTTTGCATTTTTTATATTCGGTTTTTCCGATCGATGCCGGGAGGATACTTTTAAAGGTCGGATATTCCACGGCGGCGATATTTATTATAATAACGTTATTTACGGGTCCTGATATTTATTCGTATCTCATCGGACCTTCCTACATAGCGTTTGTATGCATGGGTGCGAGTTCCTTATTCGTTTTGGCTAAAGCGATTCGAAATAAACGACCCGGCGCCATCCTGTATTTGGTCGGCTTTCTGTTTCTACTTTTCTTTCTAGCCAGCGAAGTGCTTTATCACTCCGAAATAATGGATTCCTGGGAATTGAGCGGAGTAGGCGTGGGAATATTCGTGCTGTCCAACGCGCTGTCTCTGTCGAATAAGCTTCTGAGCGGTTTTAGAGAAAGAGAAGAAGTTCAAGAAATTCTTAATATGGATTTGGAAGAACTTGTAAAGAAAAGAACGAAAGAGTTGGAATGGGCCAGAGACGAAGCGGAGGCCGCGAATCGGGCGAAGAGCGAATTTCTAATCAACGTGGATCACGAAGTCCGAACCCCTATGAACGGAATTATGGGAATAACTGAGATGCTATTGGATAGCGACATGAAACCCGAACAGAAGGAGATGGTCGAATTACTGAAACGAAGCGGGGATGCTATGATGTTGATTTTGGGAACGATGTTGGATGCTTCCAGTTTGGAAAAAGGAACTCTCGTCCTTATCAATCGTCCGTTTCACTTACGAGCCGCCGTCTACGAAGCTGCGATGCGCATGGAGGATCCTATTAAGCGAAAAGGTATCGCCTTTTCCGTGGTAGTAGCCGACGACCTACCGGATTTAGTCGTCGGAGACGAAGTTCGCTTTAAGAGAATGATTATCGGACTTCTAGAGAACGCTGAAAAATTCACGAAAGAAGGATTCATTCGGTTTACGGGCATGCTACTCAGTGCGACCCAATTTACCTATCGATTCCGCTTCGAGGTGGAAGATAGCGGGATAGGAATTTCTCAGGATCTTTGGGAGGCTATTTTTACTCCTTTCCAGCAGGTGGATTCGGGAGTAACTAAACCTTTCCAGGGTGCCGGACTTGGACTTTCTCTAAGTCGTGCGCTCGCGAGGAAAATGGACGGGGATATTCAAGTGCAGAGTGTTCCCGGGAAAGGTTCCGTTTTTATCCTGGAGTTAGGTCTCTCCAAACCTGAAATCCACCCTTGA
- a CDS encoding chloride channel protein, producing MDKVRSFFRNPIFVISKKNPFMLSRWSILYILLGIFGGLFAALFWKCLEYLTLFLGKVEGVWVIALMTGSGLLIGLLIYWLGEPGEISLVIDNIRFRGGKLDPKNNPSMTISSLLSISSGGSAGPEAPLVQITGSFGSWFAERLGLEGEEVRSMTIAGMAAGFTSLFGSPLGGALFALEILQHRHVVEYYEALLPAFLSSCSAYFVFLWMTDMGIGPTWQFPQYVPGGIEDFENALAFGVAGAGIGWIFYGVFRTTKFSFSKIPGPIFVKTALGGLILGCIAFYQPLTRYFGHDQLNQIVVTKGDWVFFGSLVLLKILAINTTVSSGWRGGIIIPLFFIGAASGRFFMDFFPTENESFLLICLMASVNASVTKTPISTTILLADLTGVSSFTPVLFASLSGYFLSPKAPFIKSQADSQ from the coding sequence ATGGACAAAGTCCGTTCCTTCTTTAGAAATCCGATCTTCGTAATTTCCAAAAAAAACCCCTTTATGCTTTCTAGATGGAGTATTCTTTACATACTCCTGGGAATTTTCGGCGGTCTATTCGCAGCGCTCTTCTGGAAATGTTTGGAGTACCTGACTTTATTTTTAGGAAAGGTCGAAGGCGTATGGGTCATCGCCCTTATGACCGGTTCGGGTTTGTTGATAGGCCTTTTGATATATTGGTTAGGGGAACCGGGCGAAATTTCATTAGTAATCGATAATATACGGTTTCGTGGAGGAAAATTAGATCCTAAGAATAATCCTTCGATGACTATTTCGTCCCTTCTTAGCATTTCCTCCGGAGGAAGCGCCGGCCCCGAGGCTCCCTTGGTTCAAATCACAGGATCATTTGGTAGTTGGTTCGCAGAGAGACTCGGGCTGGAAGGAGAAGAGGTTCGCTCTATGACGATCGCCGGAATGGCTGCCGGTTTTACTTCTCTATTCGGTTCTCCTTTAGGAGGCGCTTTGTTCGCACTCGAAATACTCCAGCACCGACATGTAGTAGAGTATTATGAGGCGTTACTGCCCGCCTTTCTTTCCAGCTGTTCCGCTTACTTCGTGTTTCTATGGATGACGGATATGGGCATCGGACCTACATGGCAATTCCCCCAATATGTTCCAGGCGGGATCGAAGATTTTGAAAATGCACTCGCTTTCGGAGTGGCGGGAGCGGGAATCGGCTGGATTTTTTACGGAGTATTTCGCACTACTAAATTCTCCTTTTCCAAAATTCCCGGTCCGATCTTTGTCAAGACGGCGCTAGGAGGATTGATTCTAGGATGCATAGCATTCTACCAACCTCTAACACGATATTTCGGCCACGATCAGCTGAATCAAATCGTAGTTACGAAAGGGGATTGGGTGTTTTTCGGAAGTTTGGTCCTTCTAAAAATTCTAGCAATCAACACGACTGTGTCGAGCGGTTGGAGGGGAGGGATTATTATTCCTCTGTTCTTTATCGGTGCGGCCTCCGGTAGGTTTTTTATGGATTTCTTTCCGACTGAGAACGAATCTTTTTTGTTGATATGTTTAATGGCTTCGGTCAATGCATCCGTTACTAAAACGCCGATCAGCACTACAATTTTATTGGCCGATTTAACGGGAGTTTCGAGTTTCACGCCGGTTTTGTTCGCATCCTTAAGCGGATATTTTTTATCTCCAAAGGCTCCGTTTATTAAATCACAAGCCGATTCTCAGTAG